In the genome of Bradyrhizobium arachidis, one region contains:
- a CDS encoding response regulator produces the protein MIEIGSHPQRLPMAPSAKPVVYVVDDDAAVLGSLRFLLETDGFDVRTFRNATALLNAASEPGADCYVIDYKMPDINGIELAGRLRQFDEGTPVILITGYPDGNISARAAAAGVKDVILKPLLDENLVKRIRGAIQERRRN, from the coding sequence ATGATCGAGATCGGCTCGCACCCCCAGCGGCTTCCCATGGCGCCCTCGGCAAAACCCGTCGTCTATGTCGTCGACGACGATGCCGCCGTGCTGGGATCGCTGCGATTCCTGCTCGAAACCGACGGCTTCGACGTGCGGACCTTCAGGAACGCCACGGCGCTGCTGAATGCCGCCAGCGAGCCCGGCGCCGACTGCTACGTGATCGACTACAAGATGCCGGACATCAACGGCATCGAGCTCGCCGGCCGCCTCCGCCAGTTCGACGAAGGCACGCCGGTGATACTCATCACCGGCTATCCCGACGGAAATATCTCGGCCCGCGCGGCCGCCGCGGGCGTCAAGGACGTGATCTTGAAGCCGCTTCTCGACGAAAACCTGGTCAAGCGCATCCGTGGTGCGATCCAGGAACGGCGCCGGAATTGA
- the ccoN gene encoding cytochrome-c oxidase, cbb3-type subunit I yields the protein MSQPSISKSMTSGESGLAVAFAVTAFLCVIASAKALDAPFAFHAALSAAASLAAVFVIINRYFDRPAELPPAEINGRPNYNMGPIKFTAVMAMFWGIAGFLVGLIIASQLAWPALNFDLPWTSFGRLRPLHTSAVIFAFGGNVLIGTSFYVVQKSCRARLAGDLAPWFVVLGYNYFILVAGTGYLLGVTQSKEYAEPEWYADLWLTIVWVVYLLVFLVTIIKRKEPHIFVANWFYLAFIVTIAVLHLGNNPALPVSVFGSKSYVAWGGIQDAMFQWWYGHNAVGFFLTAGFLAIMYYFIPKRAERPIYSYRLSIIHFWALIFLYIWAGPHHLHYTALPDWTQTLGMTFSIMLWMPSWGGMINGLMTLSGAWDKLRTDPVLRMLVVSVAFYGMSTFEGPMMSIKVVNSLSHYTDWTIGHVHSGALGWVGFVSFGALYCLVPWAWNRKGLYSLKLVNWHFWIATLGIVLYISAMWVSGILQGLMWRAYTSLGFLEYSFIETVEAMHPFYIIRAAGGGLFLIGALIMAYNLWMTVRAGEQQVQMPVALQPAE from the coding sequence ATGAGCCAGCCCTCCATCTCAAAATCCATGACATCAGGTGAAAGCGGACTGGCTGTCGCGTTCGCAGTCACCGCCTTCCTCTGCGTGATCGCCTCGGCCAAGGCGCTCGATGCGCCCTTCGCTTTTCATGCCGCGCTGAGCGCGGCGGCGAGCCTCGCCGCGGTGTTCGTGATCATCAACCGCTACTTCGATCGCCCGGCGGAGCTGCCGCCGGCGGAGATCAACGGGCGCCCCAACTACAACATGGGCCCGATCAAGTTCACCGCCGTCATGGCGATGTTCTGGGGCATCGCGGGCTTCCTCGTCGGTCTCATCATCGCCTCGCAGCTGGCCTGGCCGGCGCTGAATTTCGACCTGCCCTGGACCAGCTTCGGCCGCCTGCGGCCGCTGCACACCTCGGCGGTCATTTTCGCCTTCGGCGGCAACGTGCTGATCGGCACGTCGTTCTACGTCGTGCAGAAGTCCTGCCGCGCGCGCCTTGCCGGCGATCTCGCGCCCTGGTTCGTCGTGCTCGGCTACAACTATTTCATCCTGGTCGCCGGCACCGGCTATCTGCTCGGCGTCACCCAGTCGAAGGAATATGCCGAGCCGGAATGGTATGCCGATCTCTGGCTGACCATCGTCTGGGTGGTCTACCTGCTGGTGTTCCTTGTCACCATCATCAAGCGCAAGGAGCCGCACATCTTCGTCGCGAACTGGTTCTATCTCGCCTTCATCGTGACGATCGCCGTGCTGCATCTCGGCAACAATCCGGCCCTTCCGGTCTCTGTGTTCGGCTCGAAGTCGTACGTTGCGTGGGGCGGCATCCAGGATGCGATGTTCCAGTGGTGGTACGGCCATAACGCGGTCGGCTTCTTCCTGACCGCCGGCTTCCTCGCCATCATGTACTACTTCATTCCCAAGCGCGCCGAGCGGCCGATCTATTCCTATCGGCTCTCGATCATCCACTTCTGGGCGCTGATCTTCCTCTACATCTGGGCGGGTCCCCACCATCTGCACTACACGGCGCTGCCGGACTGGACGCAGACGCTCGGCATGACCTTCTCGATCATGCTGTGGATGCCGTCCTGGGGCGGCATGATCAACGGCCTGATGACGCTGTCGGGCGCCTGGGACAAGCTGCGCACCGATCCCGTGCTGCGCATGCTGGTCGTCTCCGTCGCCTTCTACGGCATGTCGACCTTCGAAGGCCCGATGATGTCGATCAAGGTGGTGAACTCGCTCAGCCACTACACCGACTGGACCATCGGCCATGTGCATTCCGGCGCGCTCGGCTGGGTCGGCTTCGTCTCCTTCGGCGCGCTCTATTGCCTGGTGCCGTGGGCCTGGAATCGCAAGGGCCTCTACAGCCTCAAGCTCGTCAACTGGCACTTCTGGATCGCGACGCTCGGCATCGTGCTCTACATCTCGGCGATGTGGGTCTCCGGCATCCTCCAGGGCCTGATGTGGCGCGCCTACACCTCGCTCGGCTTCCTCGAATATTCCTTCATCGAGACCGTCGAGGCGATGCATCCCTTCTACATCATCCGCGCTGCCGGCGGCGGGCTGTTCCTGATCGGCGCGCTGATCATGGCCTACAATCTCTGGATGACCGTTCGCGCAGGCGAGCAGCAAGTCCAGATGCCCGTCGCGCTCCAGCCGGCGGAATGA
- the fixL gene encoding sensor protein FixL, with protein MSPTRVTHPSDDSRGEHFRVRIEGFGVGTWDLDLTTRELEWSETARMLLGIGRGQPASYDLLLSRLEPEDRARVEDAIRQVIEHGGGFDVSFKISRNADRGKWLRARAGLIRDDAGVARHLSGILLDIDEEKQVEEALRTRETHLRSILHTIPDAMIVIDGHGIIQLFSTAAERLFGWSEQEAIGQNVSILMPEPDRTRHDSYIARYRSTNDPHIIGIGRIVTGKRRDGTTFPMHLSIGEMQSGGEPYFTGFVRDLTEHQKTQARLQELQSELVHVSRLTAMGEMASALAHEINQPLAAISNYMKGSRRLLAGSTDPNTPKIESALDRASEQALRAGQIIRRLRDFVSRGESEKRVESLSKLIEEAGALGLAGAREQNVQLRFSLDPDADLVLADRVQIQQVLVNLFRNALEAMAQSGRRELVVANKRVADDMIGVEVSDTGSGFQDDVIPNLFQTFFTTKDTGMGVGLSISRSIIEAHGGRMWAESNASSGATFRFTLPAADET; from the coding sequence TTGTCGCCGACCCGCGTAACGCATCCGTCAGACGACAGTCGGGGCGAGCATTTCCGGGTCCGGATCGAGGGGTTCGGCGTCGGCACCTGGGATCTCGACCTCACGACGCGGGAGCTGGAGTGGTCCGAGACCGCGCGGATGCTGCTCGGTATCGGGCGCGGCCAGCCGGCCAGCTACGACCTCTTGCTCTCTCGCCTCGAGCCCGAGGACCGCGCCCGCGTCGAGGACGCGATCAGGCAGGTCATCGAGCATGGCGGCGGCTTCGACGTCTCCTTCAAAATTTCCCGCAATGCCGACCGCGGCAAATGGCTCAGGGCCCGCGCCGGCCTGATCCGCGACGATGCCGGCGTCGCCCGCCATCTCAGCGGCATCCTGCTCGACATCGACGAGGAGAAGCAGGTCGAGGAAGCGCTGCGCACGCGAGAGACTCACCTCCGCTCCATCCTTCACACCATTCCCGATGCCATGATCGTCATCGACGGCCACGGCATCATCCAGCTGTTCAGTACGGCCGCGGAGCGGCTGTTTGGCTGGTCGGAGCAGGAGGCGATCGGCCAGAACGTCAGCATCCTGATGCCGGAGCCGGACCGCACCCGTCACGACAGCTACATCGCGCGCTATCGCTCGACCAATGATCCGCACATCATCGGCATCGGCCGCATCGTCACGGGCAAGCGCCGCGACGGCACGACGTTCCCGATGCATCTGTCGATCGGCGAGATGCAGTCCGGCGGCGAGCCCTATTTCACCGGCTTCGTCCGCGACCTCACCGAGCACCAGAAGACCCAGGCGCGGCTGCAGGAGTTGCAGTCCGAGCTCGTCCACGTCTCGCGGCTCACCGCGATGGGCGAGATGGCCTCCGCCCTCGCGCACGAGATCAACCAGCCGCTGGCGGCGATCAGCAATTACATGAAGGGATCGCGCCGGCTGCTCGCCGGCAGCACGGATCCCAACACGCCGAAGATCGAGAGCGCGCTGGACCGCGCCTCGGAGCAGGCCTTGCGTGCCGGCCAGATCATCCGCCGCCTGCGCGACTTCGTCTCCCGCGGCGAATCCGAGAAGCGGGTCGAGAGCCTGTCCAAGCTGATCGAGGAGGCCGGCGCGCTCGGGCTCGCCGGCGCGCGCGAGCAGAACGTGCAGCTCCGCTTCAGCCTCGATCCCGATGCCGATCTCGTCCTCGCCGACCGCGTGCAGATCCAGCAGGTGCTGGTCAATCTGTTCCGCAATGCGCTGGAGGCGATGGCGCAATCCGGGCGGCGCGAGCTCGTCGTCGCCAACAAGCGCGTCGCCGACGACATGATCGGAGTGGAAGTCTCCGACACCGGCTCCGGCTTCCAGGACGACGTCATTCCAAACCTGTTCCAGACCTTCTTCACCACCAAAGACACCGGCATGGGCGTCGGACTGTCCATCAGCCGCTCGATCATCGAGGCTCACGGCGGGCGCATGTGGGCCGAGAGCAACGCATCGAGCGGCGCGACATTCCGCTTCACCCTGCCTGCAGCCGACGAGACCTGA
- the fixJ gene encoding response regulator FixJ — MTTKGHVYVIDDDAAMRDSLNFLLDSSGFGVTLFEDAQSFLDALPGLAFGCVVSDVRMPGLDGIELLKRMKAQASPFPILIMTGHGDVPLAVEAMKLGAVDFLEKPFEDDRLTTMIETAIRQAEPAAKNEAVAQDIAARVASLSPRERQVMEGLIAGLSNKLIAREYDISPRTIEVYRANVMTKMQAGSLSELVRLAMRAGMLKD, encoded by the coding sequence ATGACGACCAAGGGACATGTCTACGTCATCGACGATGACGCCGCGATGCGGGACTCGCTGAACTTCCTGCTGGACTCCTCCGGCTTCGGCGTCACGCTGTTCGAGGACGCGCAGAGCTTCCTCGACGCCCTGCCCGGCCTTGCCTTCGGCTGCGTCGTGTCCGACGTGCGCATGCCGGGCCTCGACGGCATCGAGCTTCTCAAGCGGATGAAGGCGCAGGCCAGCCCGTTCCCGATCCTGATCATGACCGGCCATGGCGACGTGCCGCTCGCGGTCGAGGCGATGAAGCTCGGAGCCGTCGACTTTCTTGAAAAACCCTTCGAGGACGATCGCCTCACCACGATGATCGAGACTGCGATCCGCCAGGCCGAGCCGGCGGCCAAGAACGAGGCGGTCGCGCAGGACATCGCCGCCCGCGTCGCTTCCTTGAGCCCGCGCGAGCGCCAGGTCATGGAGGGCCTGATCGCCGGCCTCTCCAACAAGCTGATCGCCAGGGAATACGACATCAGCCCGCGCACCATCGAGGTCTACCGCGCCAATGTCATGACCAAGATGCAGGCGGGCAGCCTGTCGGAACTGGTCCGGCTGGCGATGCGCGCCGGCATGCTGAAGGATTGA
- the ccoO gene encoding cytochrome-c oxidase, cbb3-type subunit II, which yields MSFWTRHQIFEKNSIVLIVGILLVIAIGGLVEITPLFYLKSTIEAVDGVRPYTPLELAGRNVYVREGCYLCHSQMIRPLRDEVERYGHFSLAAESMYDHPFQWGSKRTGPDLARVGAKYSDDWHVTHLTNPRAIVPQSVMPGYPFLSQTEVDPDTIADHMKTLKAVGTPYTDDQIVNAGADLKAQADPDNAGTDAFTKRYAKAAVRNFDGKSGTPTEMDALIAYLQMLGTLVDFQLYNEKANLR from the coding sequence ATGTCGTTCTGGACACGCCACCAAATCTTCGAAAAGAACTCGATCGTCCTGATCGTCGGCATCTTGCTGGTGATCGCGATCGGCGGGCTCGTCGAGATCACGCCGCTGTTCTACCTCAAGAGCACGATCGAGGCGGTCGACGGCGTCAGGCCGTACACGCCGCTGGAGCTCGCGGGCCGCAACGTCTATGTCCGCGAGGGCTGCTATCTCTGCCATTCGCAGATGATCCGTCCCTTGCGCGACGAGGTCGAGCGCTACGGCCACTTCTCGCTCGCCGCCGAAAGCATGTACGACCACCCGTTCCAGTGGGGCTCGAAGCGCACCGGTCCCGATCTTGCCCGCGTCGGCGCCAAATATTCCGACGACTGGCACGTCACCCATCTGACCAATCCGCGCGCGATCGTGCCGCAATCGGTGATGCCGGGCTATCCCTTCCTCAGTCAGACCGAAGTCGACCCTGATACGATCGCCGACCACATGAAGACGCTCAAGGCCGTCGGAACGCCCTACACCGACGACCAGATCGTGAACGCTGGCGCCGACCTGAAGGCGCAAGCCGATCCTGACAATGCCGGCACCGACGCCTTCACCAAGCGCTACGCCAAGGCCGCGGTGCGCAATTTCGACGGCAAGTCGGGCACGCCGACCGAGATGGACGCGCTGATCGCGTACTTGCAGATGCTCGGCACGCTGGTCGACTTCCAGCTCTACAACGAGAAAGCCAATCTTCGCTGA
- a CDS encoding universal stress protein: MTYATVMVSLALDQSNEARLQVAGELAERFEAAIIGVAAGQYAPPLYFTDGAEAQSLIDQEQASIRKRLADLEAQFRSATKARGGRAEWRSALDFPARFVLAQARCADIIVSGGYGPAFPDAFALARPKDLVMQAGRPLLVVPDKVNWLDLRSVLVAWKDTPESRRAVANALPMLRKASDVTVVEIPERDDDRSAVMAGVTDVAAWLARHGITASARITEAVRNDSAAAQLEQVAGDVGAGLIVAGAYGHSRFRELILGGVTEHLVTQSARCVLLSH, from the coding sequence ATGACATACGCGACCGTGATGGTCAGCCTGGCGCTCGATCAGTCCAACGAGGCGCGTCTTCAGGTCGCGGGCGAGCTCGCCGAGCGATTCGAGGCGGCCATCATCGGCGTCGCCGCGGGGCAGTATGCGCCGCCGCTCTATTTCACCGACGGCGCTGAGGCCCAGAGCCTGATCGATCAGGAGCAAGCCTCCATCAGGAAGCGCCTTGCCGATCTGGAAGCCCAGTTCCGCAGCGCCACGAAAGCGCGCGGCGGCCGGGCGGAGTGGCGCAGCGCCCTGGATTTTCCGGCGCGATTCGTGCTGGCGCAGGCGCGCTGCGCCGACATCATCGTCAGCGGCGGGTACGGCCCGGCCTTCCCCGACGCGTTCGCGCTAGCTCGCCCCAAGGATCTGGTGATGCAGGCCGGCCGCCCGCTCCTCGTCGTCCCCGACAAGGTCAACTGGCTCGATCTGCGCAGCGTGCTGGTGGCCTGGAAGGACACGCCGGAGTCGCGCCGTGCAGTGGCCAACGCGCTGCCGATGCTGCGCAAGGCGAGTGACGTCACCGTTGTCGAGATTCCGGAGCGCGACGACGACCGCTCGGCGGTGATGGCCGGCGTCACCGATGTCGCCGCTTGGCTCGCCCGTCACGGCATCACCGCGAGCGCGCGCATCACAGAGGCGGTGCGGAACGATTCTGCCGCCGCGCAATTGGAGCAGGTCGCCGGCGATGTCGGCGCCGGCCTGATCGTCGCGGGCGCCTATGGTCATTCGCGCTTTCGCGAGCTGATCCTCGGCGGCGTCACGGAGCATCTGGTCACGCAATCGGCGCGCTGCGTACTGCTGTCGCACTGA
- a CDS encoding FixH family protein has protein sequence MAAKPLTGTKVFLMLVAFFGLVIGVNVTMMKLAIATLPGTDVNSPYAAGLTYDREISAAHDQAARKWKVSAHIERRADGGATLQVEARDANGQPVSGLKFGGRLERPTDKRADLAVELPEAGIGVYRGNAAAVAPGQWDLVIEGKARGTRVFMSRNRVILN, from the coding sequence ATGGCCGCCAAGCCGCTGACCGGAACGAAGGTGTTCCTGATGCTGGTCGCCTTCTTCGGCCTCGTGATCGGCGTCAACGTCACCATGATGAAGCTCGCGATCGCGACCCTGCCGGGCACTGATGTCAACAGCCCCTATGCGGCGGGCCTCACCTACGACCGCGAGATCTCGGCAGCTCATGACCAGGCCGCGCGCAAATGGAAGGTCAGCGCTCACATCGAGCGCCGCGCAGATGGCGGTGCCACGCTTCAGGTCGAGGCGCGCGATGCGAATGGCCAGCCGGTGAGCGGCCTGAAATTTGGCGGACGCCTGGAGCGGCCGACCGACAAGCGCGCCGATCTCGCCGTCGAGCTTCCTGAAGCCGGCATCGGCGTCTATCGCGGCAATGCCGCCGCCGTCGCGCCCGGCCAGTGGGATCTCGTGATCGAGGGCAAGGCGCGCGGCACGCGCGTGTTCATGTCGCGCAATCGCGTGATCCTGAACTGA
- the ccoP gene encoding cytochrome-c oxidase, cbb3-type subunit III, with product MTDHHGDIDSVTGKSTTGHEWDGIKELNTPLPRWWVISFYLTIIWAIGYWIVYPAWPLISSNTTGLLGYSTRASLAVELANLEALRGEKMAALAAAPLADIQKDPALLALARAKGRTVFGDNCAPCHGSGGAGAKGFPNLNDDDWLWGGTLEQIMQTIQFGARSGHAKTHEGQMLAFGKDGVLKPDEIVTVANYVRSLSGLSTGKGFDAAKGEKIFAENCVACHGDGGKGNPEMGAPNLTDKIWLYGSDEATLIETISQGRAGVMPAWEGRLDSATLKAMAVYVHSLGGGK from the coding sequence ATGACCGATCATCATGGCGATATCGATTCCGTCACGGGCAAGTCCACGACCGGACATGAGTGGGACGGCATCAAGGAGCTCAACACGCCGCTGCCGCGCTGGTGGGTGATCTCCTTCTACCTCACCATCATCTGGGCGATCGGCTACTGGATCGTCTATCCGGCCTGGCCGCTGATCTCCAGCAACACCACCGGGCTGCTCGGCTACTCGACGCGCGCCAGCCTCGCGGTGGAGCTCGCCAATCTCGAGGCGCTGCGCGGCGAGAAGATGGCGGCGTTGGCGGCGGCGCCGCTCGCCGACATCCAGAAGGATCCGGCTCTGCTGGCGCTCGCCCGTGCCAAGGGCAGGACCGTGTTCGGCGACAATTGTGCACCGTGCCACGGCTCGGGCGGCGCCGGCGCCAAGGGCTTCCCGAACCTGAACGACGACGACTGGCTGTGGGGTGGTACGCTCGAGCAGATCATGCAGACCATCCAGTTCGGCGCGCGCTCCGGCCATGCCAAGACGCATGAGGGCCAGATGCTCGCCTTCGGCAAGGACGGCGTGCTCAAGCCGGACGAGATCGTCACGGTCGCCAACTACGTACGCTCGCTGTCGGGCCTGTCGACCGGCAAGGGTTTTGACGCCGCCAAGGGCGAGAAGATCTTTGCGGAGAATTGCGTCGCCTGCCATGGCGACGGCGGCAAGGGCAACCCGGAGATGGGCGCACCGAACCTGACCGACAAGATCTGGCTCTACGGCTCGGACGAGGCGACCCTGATCGAGACCATCAGCCAGGGACGCGCCGGCGTCATGCCGGCCTGGGAAGGACGGCTCGACTCCGCCACCCTCAAGGCGATGGCGGTCTACGTCCACTCGCTGGGCGGCGGAAAGTAG
- a CDS encoding CcoQ/FixQ family Cbb3-type cytochrome c oxidase assembly chaperone, with amino-acid sequence MKAILTLDNLASGLVTTIWTPVFVAIFLAIIAYAFWPRNKAAFDEAARLPLREE; translated from the coding sequence ATGAAAGCCATCCTGACACTCGACAATCTCGCGTCTGGTCTCGTCACGACGATCTGGACGCCGGTGTTCGTCGCGATCTTTCTCGCGATTATCGCCTACGCATTCTGGCCCCGCAACAAGGCCGCGTTCGACGAAGCGGCACGCCTGCCGTTGCGGGAGGAGTAA
- a CDS encoding CBS domain-containing protein, whose protein sequence is MYKFLEETASGYMTRKVKTVQRDQDLLALSEMFERDDFNSYPVEDDGQVVGIVTKFDILKCFAFTPNQMLPRYHDLMSRRIGDVMTPEFIYVSPDTRLTRVLQIMVEHRIRSIIVLDGAQKLAGIIAREDVIAALKATARE, encoded by the coding sequence GTGTACAAGTTTCTCGAAGAGACCGCCAGTGGCTACATGACGCGCAAGGTCAAGACGGTGCAGCGCGACCAGGATCTGCTCGCGCTCAGCGAGATGTTCGAGCGTGATGACTTCAACTCCTATCCGGTCGAGGACGACGGGCAGGTGGTCGGCATCGTCACCAAGTTCGACATCCTGAAATGCTTTGCGTTCACTCCGAACCAGATGCTGCCGCGCTATCACGACCTGATGAGCCGCAGGATCGGCGACGTCATGACGCCGGAGTTCATCTATGTCAGCCCCGACACGCGGCTGACGCGCGTGCTCCAGATCATGGTCGAACACCGCATCCGGAGCATCATCGTGCTCGACGGCGCGCAGAAGCTCGCCGGAATCATCGCCCGCGAGGATGTCATCGCCGCGCTGAAGGCGACGGCGAGGGAGTGA
- the ccoG gene encoding cytochrome c oxidase accessory protein CcoG produces MNKTVNPNELTSDDDYGPLYAARKKVYPQSVHGTFRRIKWGLMAFCLGVYYFLPFVRWNRGLGAPSQAVLIDLPNSRFYFFFIELWPQEVYYFTGLLIVAAVALFLMNSVGGRIWCGYLCPQTVWTDLFYAVERLVEGDRRERMKKDKSSDPMKLERISEIVLKHSIWLMIAWWTGGAWVLYFNDAPTLVKELVTFQAPMIAYIWIAILTATTYVLAGFMREQVCTYMCPWPRIQAALTDEWALNVTYRYDRGEKRTSVKKAAELRALGEHVGDCVDCYQCVAVCPTGIDIRNGPQMECIQCGLCIDACDNVMTKIGRPKRLIGYDNDINIQRRQEGKAPVYRIIRPRTVVYSAIIAVIGGFMIYTLATRSLLDVNVLHDRNPVAVKLSDGSIRNAYTVRLLNKSGYDRLVAIDADGPANLTTHVVGIDSVTPDRPMIVIPRDSTSELRLLVTAPAESNPEKSIPVRFHVTDIGLGEVATTTDNFVAP; encoded by the coding sequence ATGAACAAGACCGTGAACCCGAACGAGCTCACATCGGACGACGATTACGGGCCGCTCTACGCGGCCCGCAAGAAGGTCTATCCCCAGAGCGTCCATGGCACCTTCCGCCGGATCAAGTGGGGCCTGATGGCGTTCTGCCTCGGCGTCTACTACTTCCTGCCCTTCGTGCGCTGGAATCGCGGTCTCGGTGCGCCTAGCCAGGCGGTGCTGATCGATCTGCCCAACAGCCGCTTCTATTTCTTCTTCATCGAGCTGTGGCCGCAGGAGGTCTATTACTTTACCGGCCTCCTGATCGTCGCTGCGGTGGCGCTGTTCCTGATGAACTCGGTCGGCGGCCGCATCTGGTGCGGCTATCTCTGTCCACAAACCGTGTGGACCGATCTGTTCTACGCGGTCGAGCGCCTCGTCGAGGGCGATCGGCGCGAGCGGATGAAAAAGGACAAGTCGTCCGATCCGATGAAGCTGGAGCGCATCTCCGAGATCGTGCTCAAGCATTCGATCTGGCTGATGATCGCCTGGTGGACCGGCGGCGCCTGGGTGCTCTATTTCAACGACGCGCCGACGCTGGTGAAGGAGCTCGTCACCTTCCAGGCGCCGATGATCGCCTATATCTGGATCGCCATCCTGACCGCGACGACCTACGTGCTCGCCGGATTCATGCGCGAGCAGGTCTGCACCTATATGTGCCCTTGGCCGCGCATCCAGGCCGCGCTCACCGACGAATGGGCGCTCAACGTCACCTATCGCTACGATCGCGGCGAAAAGCGCACCTCGGTGAAGAAGGCGGCCGAGCTGCGCGCGCTCGGCGAGCATGTCGGCGACTGCGTCGACTGCTATCAATGCGTTGCGGTCTGCCCGACCGGCATCGACATCCGCAACGGACCGCAGATGGAATGCATCCAGTGCGGGCTCTGCATCGACGCCTGCGACAACGTGATGACCAAGATCGGCCGGCCGAAGCGGCTGATCGGCTATGACAACGACATCAATATCCAGCGCCGCCAGGAAGGCAAGGCGCCGGTCTACCGCATCATCCGGCCCCGTACCGTCGTCTACAGCGCGATCATCGCGGTCATCGGCGGTTTCATGATCTATACGCTGGCGACCCGCAGCCTGCTCGACGTCAACGTGCTGCACGATCGCAACCCCGTCGCGGTCAAGCTCAGCGACGGCTCGATCCGCAACGCCTATACGGTGCGGCTGCTGAACAAGAGCGGTTACGACCGCCTCGTCGCGATCGATGCGGACGGACCGGCCAATCTGACCACGCATGTCGTCGGCATCGATTCGGTGACGCCTGATCGGCCGATGATCGTGATCCCGCGCGACTCCACCAGCGAGCTGCGCCTGCTGGTCACCGCGCCGGCCGAGAGCAATCCGGAGAAGTCGATCCCCGTGCGTTTCCACGTCACCGATATCGGTCTCGGCGAGGTCGCCACCACCACCGACAATTTCGTCGCGCCGTAA